From the genome of Malus domestica chromosome 04, GDT2T_hap1, one region includes:
- the LOC103433888 gene encoding kinesin-like protein KIN-14I, translating into MATEQVLPFSITSVVECVLQEHGSRLSDIDLASRKAEEASLRRYEAARWLRKTVGVVGGKDLPAEPSEEDFRLGLRSGIILCNVLNKVQPGAVPKVVEGPCDSVIIPDGAALSAYQYFENVRNFRVAVEEMGLPTFEASDLEQGGKSARIVNCVLALKSYYEWKQGGGIGSWKYGGALKPPACGKYFLRKNSEPFSRTLSWGEKSHESLSCEDLYEASSSHSLHALVCEVLSDKRQEDIPIIVENLLSKVMEEFEHRLASQGEPMKTTSKDMTLSGPDRPLSDCASECASGDMKTEEKAASETKEEEIYNHEEGSKSQSLKQITLVDRQQKDIQELKHTLYDTKAGMKLLQMRYRQEFNNLGKHLHGLASAATGYQKVLEENRKLYNQVQDLKGNIRVYCRVRPFLPGQSNRASSYDHIDDRSLKIITPSKYGKEGRKSFTFNKVFGPFSTQEEVFADTQPLIRSVLDGYNVCIFAYGQTGSGKTFTMTGPKDITEESQGVNYRALSDLFFLSEQRKDTICYEISVQMLEIYNEQVKDLLAVEGSSKRLEIRNSSQNGINVPEANLVPVSSTSDVIYLMNLGHKNRSVSATAMNDRSSRSHSCLTVHVHGRDLTSGSILRGCMHLVDLAGSERVDKSEVTGDRLKEAQHINKSLSALGDVIASLAQKNAHVPYRNSKLTQLLQDSLGGQAKTLMFVHISPEPDSLGETLSTLKFAERVSTVELGAARVNKDSADVKELKEQIATLKAALARKESEGAQAQLKYSQSMSPERSRIKSAGSSPLHSNWKSTGDLSGASMQAADDFGNIEVRKFSALKPKRRSLDLQDMMTQGRSPPWPPANNEGLNVKEEADKDSVLSGDWVDKVMVNKHEGANREENLLGSWDMDNRQLPEMFGPSSLPDPPKLYMEPHFGKLTASKEDSPDYDAQRSRNEMANTDDSDDQLDAATSDCSEPDMLWQQNLPKPTCIPNGQGSKAKKTNSRPIRSPETRSMIPSLIPSPSRKPPNGVSQPLHRTASGRIGEGKRRPGSAK; encoded by the exons ATGGCGACGGAGCAAGTGTTGCCGTTCTCCATAACTTCTGTGGTTGAATGCGTTCTTCAGGAGCATGGGAGTCGTCTGAGCGATATCGACTTGGCTTCCAGGAAGGCCGAGGAAGCAT CCTTGAGAAGGTATGAAGCAGCGAGGTGGCTACGAAAGACGGTTGGCGTTGTGGGGGGTAAAGATTTGCCGGCTGAGCCTTCCGAAGAAGATTTCCGGCTTGGATTGCGGAGTGGAATAATCCTTTGCAATGTTCTTAACAAGGTTCAACCCGGAGCTGTGCCAAAG GTAGTTGAAGGCCCTTGTGACTCCGTTATTATTCCCGATGGGGCAGCTCTATCAGCGTATCAGTACTTCGAAAATGTCAGAAACTTCCGTGTGGCTGTGGAGGAAATGGGGCTTCCAACCTTTGAAGCTTCCGATTTGGAACAG GGAGGGAAATCTGCGAGGATTGTCAACTGCGTTCTAGCATTGAAATCATATTACGAGTGGAAACAAGGAGGTGGAATTGGATCATGGAAGTATGGTGGAGCTTTGAAACCACCTGCCTGCGGGAAATACTTCTTGCGGAAAAATTCAGAACCCTTTTCGAGGACCTTATCATGGGGCGAAAAGTCACACGAAAGTTTGTCCTGTGAAGATCTCTATGAAGCA AGTTCCTCTCATTCTTTACATGCGCTAGTATGTGAAGTGCTTTCGGACAAGAGGCAAGAAGACATACCAATC ATTGTGGAAAATTTGCTGAGTAAAGTCATGGAGGAGTTTGAGCATCGGTTAGCAAGCCAAGGCGAACCG ATGAAAACAACTTCCAAAGATATGACGTTGTCCGGCCCTGACAGACCTCTTTCTGACTGTGCCTCTGAATGTGCTTCTGGTGATATGAAG ACTGAAGAGAAAGCTGCCTCCGAAACCAAAGAGGAGGAAATATACAACCATGAAGAGGGATCAAAAAGTCAGTCTCTAAAGCAGATAACGTTGGTTGACCGACAACAGAAAGATATTCAG GAACTGAAACATACTCTATACGATACAAAAGCAGGAATGAAGCTTCTACAAATGAGGTACCGGCAGGAGTTCAACAACCTAG GCAAGCACCTCCATGGTTTGGCTTCTGCAGCAACAGGATACCAGAAGGTTCTTGAAGAAAATCGCAAGTTATACAATCAAGTGCAGGATTTGAAAG GTAATATAAGGGTATACTGTCGAGTGCGGCCCTTCTTGCCTGGGCAATCAAACCGGGCCAGTAGCTATGATCACATAGATGATAGAAGTCTTAAGATTATCACACCTTCCAAATATGGCAAAGAGGGAAGGAAATCTTTCACTTTCAACAAAGTTTTTGGTCCTTTTTCAACCCAAG AGGAGGTATTTGCAGACACGCAGCCTCTCATTCGGTCTGTTCTCGATGGTTACAATGTCTGTATATTTGCTTATGGCCAAACGGGATCAGGGAAAACTTTTACAATG ACTGGACCGAAAGATATTACAGAGGAAAGTCAAGGTGTAAATTACAGAGCACTCAgtgatttattttttctatcAGAACAGAGAAAGGACACCATTTGTTATGAAATTTCTGTTCAGATGCTTGAAATTTACAATGAGCAAGTCAAGGATCTCCTGGCGGTGGAGGGTTCTAGCAAACG ATTAGAAATTCGCAACAGTTCTCAAAACGGAATTAATGTACCTGAGGCGAACCTTGTTCCTGTATCATCGACATCTGATGTTATATATTTGATGAACCTTGGGCATAAGAATCGTTCAGTGAGTGCAACAGCCATGAATGACCGGAGTAGTAGATCGCACAG TTGCTTGACAGTTCATGTTCATGGAAGAGACCTGACATCGGGAAGCATTCTCCGGGGTTGTATGCATCTAGTTGACTTGGCAGGAAGTGAGAGAGTTGACAAATCTGAGGTGACGGGAGACAGATTAAAGGAGGCACAACATATTAACAAATCTCTCTCAGCTTTAGGAGATGTCATTGCCTCTCTTGCTCAAAAGAACGCACACGTTCCTTACAGAAACAGTAAGCTCACACAGCTGCTCCAAGACTCGCTCG GAGGGCAAGCGAAGACGCTCATGTTTGTTCATATCAGCCCTGAGCCTGACTCTCTCGGAGAAACACTTAGTACACTCAAGTTTGCAGAAAGGGTTTCTACAGTTGAACTTGGTGCCGCCCGAGTTAACAAAGACAGTGCAGATGTAAAAGAGCTCAAAGAACAG ATTGCTACACTTAAGGCAGCCTTAGCAAGGAAGGAAAGCGAGGGAGCGCAAGCGCAACTTAAATATTCTCAATCCATGAGCCCAGAAAGATCCAGAATCAAGTCTGCTGGGTCTTCCCCTTTGCATTCTAATTGGAAAAGCACCGGAGATTTGTCCGGGGCTTCCATGCAAGCAGCAGATGATTTTGGAAACATAGAG GTTCGCAAATTTTCTGCATTGAAGCCAAAAAGGCGAAGTTTAGATCTTCAAGATATGATGACACAAGGGCGTTCGCCTCCCTGGCCACCCGCTAATAATGAAGGACTAAATGTAAAGGAGGAAGCCGATAAGGATTCAGTACTCTCTGGAGATTGGGTTGATAAGGTCATGGTGAACAAACATGAAGGTGCAAATAGAGAAGAGAATCTATTAGGAAGTTGGGATATGGACAACAGACAGTTGCCGGAGATGTTTGGTCCAAGTAGCCTCCCTGACCCTCCGAAGTTATACATGGAACCACATTTTGGAAAGTTAACGGCGAGCAAGGAGGACAGCCCAGACTATGATGCACAAAGGAGTCGGAATGAGATGGCCAACACCGATGACTCTGATGATCAACTTGATGCTGCAACTAGTGATTGTTCAGAGCCAGACATGCTTTGGCAACAAAACCTTCCGAAACCTACCTGCATTCCAAATGGACAGGGATCAAAAGCGAAGAAAACTAATTCAAGGCCAATAAGGAGcccggaaactag GAGCATGATTCCATCATTGATTCCTTCACCATCACGGAAACCACCCAATGGGGTGAGCCAGCCTCTGCACAGGACCGCAAGTGGAAGGATCGGTGAAGGGAAGCGAAGACCTGGGAGTGCAAAGTAA
- the LOC103433889 gene encoding probable protein phosphatase 2C 5 has translation MSQIEVSAMKSSPIPLATLIGQELRGEEVEKPYLKYGQAGLAKKGEDYFLIKTDCQRIHSDPSTTFSVFAIFDGHNGISAAIFTKENLLANVLSAIPQGISRDEWLLALPRALVAGFVKTDIEFQQKGETSGTTVTFVVIDGWTVTAASVGDSRCILDTQGGVVSLLTVDHRLEENEEERERVTASGGEVGRLNVFGGNEVGPLRCWPGGLCLSRSIGDTDVGEYIVPIPHVKQVKLSNAGGRLIIASDGIWDALSSDMAAKSCRGLPAELAAKMVVKEALRSRGLKDDTTCVVVDIIPSGHPVLPPTPMKKPNMLASLIFGKKSQNSVNKTNKLSAIGVVEELFEEGSAMLDERLGKDSPVDANSGIFRCAVCQVDQPPVEGLSVNSGPFFSPASKPWEGPFLCAKCQTKKDAMEGKRLTRPTVVL, from the exons ATGAGCCAGATTGAAGTATCGGCAATGAAATCTTCTCCCATCCCACTTGCGACTCTGATTGGTCAGGAGCTTAGGGGTGAAGAAGTTGAGAAACCTTATTTGAAGTATGGGCAGGCTGGTTTGGCGAAGAAAGGAGAAGATTACTTTCTTATAAAAACTGACTGCCAAAGAATTCATTCGGATCCGTCAACAACATTTTCTGTCTTTGCG ATTTTTGATGGGCATAATGGTATATCAGCTGCTATTTTTACAAAGGAGAATTTATTGGCTAATGTTTTGAGTGCCATTCCGCAAGGAATCAGTAGGGATGAATGGCTGCTTGCCCTTCCTCGGGCGCTGGTTGCAGGATTTGTCAAAACTGATATAGAATTTCAGCAGAAGG GGGAAACTTCTGGTACAACTGTGACTTTTGTTGTGATCGATGGTTGGACTGTGACTGCTGCATCTGTTGGGGATTCTCGATGCATATTGGACACCCAGGGAGGTGTTGTTTCACTCTTGACTGTTGATCACAGGctggaagaaaatgaagaagagagGGAGCGAGTTACTGCCAGTGGGGGCGAAGTAGGAAGGTTAAATGTTTTTGGGGGCAATGAG GTTGGTCCCCTCCGCTGCTGGCCTGGTGGATTGTGCCTTTCTAGGTCAATTGGTGACACAGATGTGGGAGAATACATTGTCCCAATaccacatgtcaagcaagtgaAG CTTTCAAATGCTGGGGGAAGACTTATAATAGCTTCTGATGGCATCTGGGATGCTTTGTCTTCTGATATGGCGGCGAagtcatgtcgaggattgcctGCAGAGCTTGCTGCGAAGATGGTCGTTAAG GAGGCTCTGAGGTCAAGGGGACTGAAAGATGATACAACCTGCGTAGTTGTTGACATAATCCCTTCAGGTCATCCTGTCTTACCTCCAACACCGATGAAGAAACCAAACATGCTTGCTTCACTTATCTTTGGGAAGAAAAGTCAGAATTCTGTGAACAAAACAAATAAGCTTTCTGCTATCGGAGTTGTGGAAGAGTTATTTGAAGAAGGTTCAGCAATGCTCGATGAAAG GTTGGGGAAGGATTCtcctgtggatgcaaattctgGGATTTTCCGATGCGCAGTCTGCCAAGTGGATCAGCCCCCAGTAGAAGGTTTATCAGTAAACTCTGGGCCTTTCTTTTCCCCAGCATCAAAGCCATGGGAAGGCCCCTTCCTCTGCGCAAAGTGTCAGACCAAGAAAGACGCCATGGAAGGGAAAAGACTAACCAGACCTACTGTGGTCTTGTAG
- the LOC103434082 gene encoding wall-associated receptor kinase-like 20 → MVLKSFVFMVVSLAITIKTFHVSALDACPKCGNMEVPYPFSTDDTCGDSSYKLYCNNNGVLEFQSAEGFGYKVLSIDLATQKLIIKPPDLVQDDDMCRTTDFSSEGLRLDENLPFNVSTRNTVILLNCSDNLLRSPLNCSSNSLCRVFEDKMLEGRNNACKSRLCCHYLKDSHMTSYMIRVRVGGCTAYTCVVDIQPQDPADKWNYGIELQWMPPN, encoded by the coding sequence ATGGTTTTGAAATCTTTTGTGTTCATGGTCGTCAGCCTCGCGATCACCATCAAAACATTCCATGTTTCAGCTCTTGATGCTTGCCCTAAATGTGGCAACATGGAAGTTCCATACCCTTTTAGCACAGACGACACGTGCGGGGACTCAAGTTACAAACTCTACTGCAACAACAATGGAGTTCTTGAGTTCCAGTCAGCTGAAGGCTTCGGCTACAAGGTCCTAAGCATTGACCTAGCTACTCAGAAGCTCATCATAAAACCACCTGATCTCGTACAGGATGACGACATGTGTCGCACTACTGATTTCTCTTCAGAAGGTCTGAGACTTGATGAAAACTTGCCCTTCAACGTGTCTACCCGGAACACCGTCATACTGCTCAACTGCTCCGACAATCTTCTCCGATCGCCTCTCAACTGTTCTTCAAACAGCCTCTGTAGGGTTTTTGAGGATAAAATGTTGGAGGGGAGGAATAATGCATGCAAAAGCAGGCTGTGCTGCCATTACTTGAAAGACTCGCACATGACGTCGTATatgattagggttagggttggaGGGTGCACTGCTTATACTTGTGTGGTCGATATTCAACCCCAAGATCCTGCTGATAAATGGAACTATGGCATTGAGCTGCAGTGGATGCCTCCTAACTGA
- the LOC103433890 gene encoding single-stranded DNA-binding protein, mitochondrial-like isoform X2, which translates to MSSVAARFVKFMRVSVPSSPTSSFVGVQRSSKLWFSSTPSDSDIGNDDTKNNVAEDDFDDFIGAKKDVNLQPQGVDPRRGWGYRGVHKAIICGKVGQAPVQKILRNGRTVTIFTVGTGGMFDQRVMGAKDLPRPAQWHRIAVHNEALGAYAVKQVVKNASIYVEGDIETRVYNDSINGEVKHIPEICIRHDGKLRLIKTGESISSISLDDLREDLL; encoded by the exons ATGAGTTCAGTCGCTGCCAGATTCGTCAAGTTTATGAGGGTCTCCGTTCCTTCCTCGCCTACCTCCTCATTTg TTGGTGTGCAAAGAAGCTCAAAGTTGTGGTTCTCGAGCACCCCATCTGATTCTGACATTGGTAACGATGACACAAAGAACAATGTGGCAGAAGATGATTTTGATGACTTTATTGGTGCGAAGAAAGATGTGAATTTGCAACCCCAAGGTGTTGATCCCAGGAGGGGATGGGGATATCGTGGTGTGCACAAG GCAATTATCTGTGGAAAAGTTGGGCAAGCCCCTGTGCAAAAGATCTTGAGGAATGGTCGAACTGTAACCATCTTCACGGTTGGGACGGGAGGCATGTTCGACCAAAGGGTAATGGGAGCAAAGGACTTGCCAAGACCTGCTCAATGGCATCGAATTGCTGTGCATAATGAAGCACTTGGGGCTTATGCGGTTAAACAAGTGGTTAAGAA TGCATCAATTTATGTCGAGGGTGACATTGAAACTAGAGTTTACAATGACAGCATCAATGGTGAAGTGAAACATATTCCAGAGATATGTATTCGTCACGATG GGAAGCTTCGTCTTATAAAGACTGGAGAAAGCATCAGCAGTATATCCTTGGATGATCTGC GAGAAGATTTGCTTTAG
- the LOC103433890 gene encoding single-stranded DNA-binding protein, mitochondrial-like isoform X1, which yields MSSVAARFVKFMRVSVPSSPTSSFAVGVQRSSKLWFSSTPSDSDIGNDDTKNNVAEDDFDDFIGAKKDVNLQPQGVDPRRGWGYRGVHKAIICGKVGQAPVQKILRNGRTVTIFTVGTGGMFDQRVMGAKDLPRPAQWHRIAVHNEALGAYAVKQVVKNASIYVEGDIETRVYNDSINGEVKHIPEICIRHDGKLRLIKTGESISSISLDDLREDLL from the exons ATGAGTTCAGTCGCTGCCAGATTCGTCAAGTTTATGAGGGTCTCCGTTCCTTCCTCGCCTACCTCCTCATTTg CAGTTGGTGTGCAAAGAAGCTCAAAGTTGTGGTTCTCGAGCACCCCATCTGATTCTGACATTGGTAACGATGACACAAAGAACAATGTGGCAGAAGATGATTTTGATGACTTTATTGGTGCGAAGAAAGATGTGAATTTGCAACCCCAAGGTGTTGATCCCAGGAGGGGATGGGGATATCGTGGTGTGCACAAG GCAATTATCTGTGGAAAAGTTGGGCAAGCCCCTGTGCAAAAGATCTTGAGGAATGGTCGAACTGTAACCATCTTCACGGTTGGGACGGGAGGCATGTTCGACCAAAGGGTAATGGGAGCAAAGGACTTGCCAAGACCTGCTCAATGGCATCGAATTGCTGTGCATAATGAAGCACTTGGGGCTTATGCGGTTAAACAAGTGGTTAAGAA TGCATCAATTTATGTCGAGGGTGACATTGAAACTAGAGTTTACAATGACAGCATCAATGGTGAAGTGAAACATATTCCAGAGATATGTATTCGTCACGATG GGAAGCTTCGTCTTATAAAGACTGGAGAAAGCATCAGCAGTATATCCTTGGATGATCTGC GAGAAGATTTGCTTTAG
- the LOC103433891 gene encoding eukaryotic translation initiation factor 3 subunit A-like, translating into MANFAKPENALKRAEELINVGQKQDALQSLHDLITSKRYRAWQKPLEKIMFKYVELCVELRKGRFAKDGLIQYRIICQQVNVSSLEEVIKHFMHLSTEKAEQARTQAEALEEALDVDDLEADKRPEDLMLSYVSGEKGKDRSDREVVTPWFKFLWETYRTVLEILRNNSKLEALYAMTAHRAFQFCKQYKRTTEFRRLCEIIRNHLANLNKYRDQRDRPDLSAPESLQLYLDTRFEQLKMATELELWQEAFRSVEDIHGLMCMVKKTPKASLMVVYYAKLTEIFWISASHLNHAYAWFKLFTLQKNFNKNLSQKDLQLIASSVVLAALSVPPYDQTRAASHLELENEKERNLRMANLIGFNLEPRVDRGDVLSRSALLSELVSKGVLSCATQEVKDLYHLVEHEFLPLDLAIKMQPLLTKISKLGGKLSSASSVPEVQLSQYVPALEKLGTLRLLQQVSQVYQIMKIECLSQMIPFYDFSAVEKIYVDAVKHNFIAMKVDHMKGVMLFGNLGLESDGLRDHLTNLAKSLNKARSMMYLPVKGASKLAEILPSLADTVDKEHKRLLARKSIIEKRKEDQERQLLEMEREEESKRLKLQKITEAAEQKRLAEEAEQRKNQRILKEIEEKEIDEAQKLLHEVRSKKKGKKHILDGEKVTKASLMELALSEQLRERQEMEKKLLKLGKTMDYLERAKREESAPLIEAAYQQRLVEEQLLHEREQTLEVELSQQRHEGDLKEKNRLSRMMDNKTIFQERVLHRRHEEYERRRAEREEQISQLIWARKQERDAKRKKIFFVRSEEERLRKLREEEEARKREEAERKRKEEAERRAKLDEIAEKQRQRERELEEKERLRKEALLGKPAEVPRPVEPRAEPAVAPAAAAAAAPAPAAAAAPAPAKYVPRHLRQRGAEAPGQAPPEPDRWGSRPDDRLPPSSDRWRSGSDERRPPFGSSGAKWSSSRGPTR; encoded by the exons ATGGCGAATTTTGCAAAACCGGAGAATGCATTGAAGCGAGCCGAAG AGTTGATCAATGTTGGGCAGAAGCAAGATGCTTTACAGTCGCTTCATGATCTTATCACTTCAAAGAGATACAGAGCTTGGCAAAAACCACTTGAAAAGATCATGTTCAAATATGTAGAGCTTTGTGTTGAATTGCGCAAGGGTAGATTCGCCAAAGATGGTCTCATCCAATACCGTATTATATGCCAGCAAGTTAATGTTAGTTCTTTGGAAGAAGTTATCAAGCATTTCATGCATCTATCTACTGAGAAAGCCGAGCAGGCCCGTACTCAGGCCGAAGCCCTTGAAGAAGCGCTTGATGTCGATGACCTTGAAGCTGATAAAAGGCCAGAAGATCTGATGCTGAGCTATGTCAGTGGTGAGAAAGGAAAAGATAGATCTGATCGTGAAGTTGTTACTCCCTGGTTCAAGTTTCTGTGGGAAACGTACAGGACAGTACTGGAGATCTTGCGAAATAACTCGAAGTTGGAAGCTCTTTACGCG ATGACGGCACATCGAGCATTCCAGTTCTGCAAACAATATAAGAGAACGACAGAGTTTCGCAGGTTATGTGAAATCATCAGGAACCATCTTGCGAATCTGAACAAATATAGAGATCAAAGGGACCGACCTGACCTGTCTGCACCTGAGAGCTTGCAGCTGTACTTGGACACAAGATTTGAGCAGTTGAAGATGGCCACTGAGCTTGAACTGTGGCAG GAAGCGTTTCGTTCCGTTGAAGATATTCATGGCTTGATGTGCATGGTCAAGAAAACACCTAAAGCGTCCTTGATGGTGGTTTATTATGCCAAATTGACAGAGATATTTTGGATTTCAGCTAGCCATCTTAATCATGCTTATGCATGGTTCAAGCTTTTTACACTGCAAAAGAACTTTAACAAGAACCTTAGCCAGAAGGATTTGCAACTGATAGCATCATCTGTAGTTTTGGCTGCACTATCAGTTCCACCCTATGATCAAACACGTGCTGCATCGCATTTGGAACTTGAAAATGAGAAAGAACGCAATTTGAGAATGGCTAATCTCATTGGGTTTAATCTTGAACCAAGAGTTGACAGAGGAGATGTG CTGTCAAGATCAGCTCTTCTCTCAGAATTG GTCTCAAAGGGTGTGTTGAGCTGTGCAACCCAGGAAGTTAAAGATCTTTACCATCTCGTGGAGCATGAATTCCTACCCCTAGATCTTGCTATAAAGATGCAACCACTGTTGACCAAAATCTCAAAACTTGGGGGTAAGCTGTCTTCAGCATCTTCTGTTCCAGAAGTGCAACTGTCTCAATATGTTCCTGCCCTTGAAAAGCTTGGTACTCTGAGGTTGCTCCAGCAG GTCTCCCAAGTGTATCAGATAATGAAGATTGAATGTCTATCTCAGATGATCCCATTTTACGACTTTTCTGCTGTTGAGAAGATTTATGTGGATGCTGTTAAACATAACTTCATAGCTATGAAAGTTGACCATATGAAGGGTGTTATGTTGTTTGGTAACTTG GGTCTGGAATCTGATGGGCTTAGAGACCACCTGACTAATCTTGCCAAGTCTCTAAATAAGGCTAGGTCTATGATGTACCTTCCAGTTAAGGGAGCGTCAAAACTAGCTGAAATTCTGCCTTCTTTAGCTGATACTGTTGATAAGGAACACAAAAGGCTTCTTGCTAGGAAATCAATCATCGAGAAAAGGAAGGAAGACCAAGAACGTCAGCTTCTGGAAATG GAACGTGAGGAAGAGTCTAAGAGGCTCAAACTACAGAAAATAACTGAAGCAGCAGAACAGAAGAGGCTTGCTGAAGAAGCAGAACAAAGGAAGAATCAAAGGATCCTAAAGGAAATAGAGGAGAAAGAAATTGATGAAGCACAGAAGCTCCTTCACGAAGTACGCagtaaaaagaaaggaaaaaaacacaTTTTGGATGGA GAAAAGGTGACTAAGGCATCTTTAATGGAGTTGGCCCTGAGTGAACAGCTCAGGGAGAGGCAAGAAATGGAGAAGAAGTTACTAAAACTTGGGAAAACAATGGACTACTTGGAAAGAGCAAAAAGAGAAGAGTCTGCTCCTCTAATTGAAGCTGCATATCAACAACGTTTAGTTGAAGAGCAGTTGCTTCATGAACGCGAACAAACG CTGGAAGTTGAGCTGAGCCAACAGCGCCATGAAGGAGATCTGAAGGAGAAGAATAGGCTATCACGGATGATGGACAATAAG ACTATCTTCCAGGAAAGGGTGTTGCATCGTAGGCATGAAGAATACGAGAGGAGGAGGGCAGAGAGAGAGGAACAGATTAGCCAACTGATTTGGGCCAGGAAGCAAGAGAGGGATGCCAAGCGAAAGAAGATATTCTTTGTGCGGTCTGAAGAGGAGAGACTGAGGAAGCTTCGTGAAGAAGAGGAAGCACGCAAGCGTGAAG AAGCTGAgaggaaaagaaaggaagagGCGGAGCGCAGGGCCAAACTGGATGAGATAGCTGAAAAACAGAGGCAAAGAGAGAGGGaattggaagaaaaagaaaggctaAGGAAAGAAGCACTTTTGGGGAAACCAGCTGAGGTTCCTAGGCCTGTTGAGCCACGTGCGGAGCCTGCTGTTGctcctgctgctgctgctgccgctGCACCTGCTCCTGCTGCTGCCGCTGCACCTGCTCCCGCGAAATATGTACCCAGACACCTTCGACAAAGGGGAGCTGAGGCACCCGGGCAGGCTCCTCCAGAGCCCGACCGATGGGGAAGCAGGCCAGATGACCGCCTACCGCCTTCAAGTGATAGGTGGCGCAGCGGCAGCGATGAGCGCAGACCCCCCTTTGGTAGCAGCGGCGCAAAGTGGTCTTCATCCAGGGGTCCAACCCGCTGA